GCCAATGCTCAGGACAGTCTGCCCGTGGCCATGACCTTGATCAGCCTGAAAAGTTTTGATCATTATTTTGACTATTCCATGGCGTTTACTGTTTTTTGTGCCTGGATCGTCGCCATGAGCCTGGAGAGAGCCCCGGACGTCCTTTCTGCACTGAATGAAGCCCCCAATCCTTCTTGTGCCCCATGACCCGAGTGCCCAACCTCCCGTATTGGGGGGCCATCTTCTATACGAGCCTGCTTCTGTCCCTGTTGCTGACCCCGGTATCGGACCGGCTGGCCAAGGTCCTTGGCCTTTTGGATCAACCGGGCGGACGCAAGGAGCATTCCAGACTCATGAGCCGTTCCGGAGGTTTGGCCTTGGTTTCGGCTATGGTTTTGTCCCTCCTGCTGTGGGTCGAGATTGATCTCAAGATGCAGGCCTACCTAGCCGGACTGGCCCTTTTGACCGTGACCGGAATCATGGACGACCGCCAGTCCATGCCAGCGACGATCAAGTTCGCGGCCCAGATTCTGGCGGCCATGGTCCTCGTCTATCTGGGGGGGTTCAAGGTCCTCGATCTTGGCAATCTGTTCGGAACGGGCCAGATAGATCTAGGACGCTGGGGCGCGGCCTTCACGGTTTTCGGCCTGGTCGGGTTCGTCAATGCCATGAATCTTTCCGACGGCCTCGATGGCCTGGCCGGCGGCATTGCCCTCATCGCCACACTTTTTTTCAGCGCCATGGCCCTGACCAGCGGCAACACCCTGGCCCTGGCTTTGTGTTTGGCCCTGGCTGGGGCCCTTCTCGGCTTCTTGCGCTACAATCATTTCCCGGCCCGACTGTTCATGGGTGATACAGGCAGCCTTGCCCTGGGCTTCACCCTGGGAACTGTCTGCGCCGTTCTGGCCTCGCCTTTCAAGTTTCACGGCTATTCGGCCATGGCCGTGGTCACGGTTATGGCGGTGCCGGTCTTCGATACATTGTATGTCATGGCCGTCAGAATCTTGAAGGGCCGTCCGCCCATGCGTCCGGACAAGACCCATCTTCATCACCGTCTGGCCAAATTCGGTCTGAGCCATCCCTTGAGAGTGGCCATTATCTACTGTCTGTGTCTGGGCTTCGGGGCTCTGGCTTGGGCAGGGAGAGCTTGGCCCGCCTGGGAGCTTCTGGCCATCGACGGGGCCATCCTGGTCTTCCTCTATACGGCCATGGCCGTGGGGGAGAAGAGAGGCTTTCAATTCAGACGCTCCTCCAGAATGGAGGCCATCCTTTCCTG
This Deltaproteobacteria bacterium DNA region includes the following protein-coding sequences:
- a CDS encoding undecaprenyl/decaprenyl-phosphate alpha-N-acetylglucosaminyl 1-phosphate transferase; translated protein: MTRVPNLPYWGAIFYTSLLLSLLLTPVSDRLAKVLGLLDQPGGRKEHSRLMSRSGGLALVSAMVLSLLLWVEIDLKMQAYLAGLALLTVTGIMDDRQSMPATIKFAAQILAAMVLVYLGGFKVLDLGNLFGTGQIDLGRWGAAFTVFGLVGFVNAMNLSDGLDGLAGGIALIATLFFSAMALTSGNTLALALCLALAGALLGFLRYNHFPARLFMGDTGSLALGFTLGTVCAVLASPFKFHGYSAMAVVTVMAVPVFDTLYVMAVRILKGRPPMRPDKTHLHHRLAKFGLSHPLRVAIIYCLCLGFGALAWAGRAWPAWELLAIDGAILVFLYTAMAVGEKRGFQFRRSSRMEAILSWNRNRRMLVPLGGKSVRWAGPLFLVALFWPLPWIWPLDRPTGLFCLSLGLVLVCSFPWFSGRRRLPWAQSVFFLVSLALTGLYFFVQPKLKWLHYYLGSLSCLCLAWVVWRVLTKRKNEILLPTGFEVLLLGIIWFVPGILAPVLNMPEAVSRRILWTCVVSAPFMA